From the genome of Vicia villosa cultivar HV-30 ecotype Madison, WI linkage group LG2, Vvil1.0, whole genome shotgun sequence, one region includes:
- the LOC131650354 gene encoding uncharacterized protein LOC131650354, whose translation MSTQYIVNAHYKGEIQSSDAVGIIFANTEICRLKISRNPNFNYLRSRLESKLQAGSISQIIYRNVIFFGNDNVKFVPLKVRDDDDVETMFANHEITGFDYIDLYIKFQRVEQENAAIIPNENVEEDDDEETEAQVDDLFTTLFETDAINEEEQQIPVENVYCPPPHLTTLQLTEDQPSFAWPRNPRLPMEGDIAVGNQFKTKADCVRAISKYHMKQCIDFKVNFSDKKRYEIGCRNATCKFRLLASFRKRSDLWEIGVMNPPHSCSTTMFNQDHRQLSSQIMCQHLMPLVDKDPSTKVSVCISEIVSEFKFTPSYKKTWIARNKAIEQVYGNWENSYNELPHYLLALKKFVPGTVVEMQTLPVYTDDGTVVNGKQIFHRLFWAFQPSIRGFAYCKPILQVDGTWLYGKYKGTLLMAVAQDGNSNIFPVAFALVEGETADGWGFFLKNLRMHVAPHPDLCLISDRHASIESAYNNPENGWHEPPSVHVYCIRHIAQNFMREIKDRYALNQPTFHYYRNEIGMDNGDALRWLDNIPLEKWTRAFDGGRRWGHMTTNLVESMNSVFKGTRNLPITALVRATYYRMGTLFAERGAKWSAVLSSGQTFTESCMKVMKEETAKSSTHHVRIFDYNHNTFSVKETMDHGEGKPMGDYKVNLRDLWCDCGKYQAYRVPCSHVIAACSVVRQDAYALLSDVYRVSNLFGVYSTSFQVLPLDEYWPSFEGDQICHNPLMRRNKKGRPVSSRIRTEMDNYDKLERKCALCRLPGHNRTNCPNVGTSNA comes from the exons atGTCTACACAATATATTGTGAATGCTCATTACAAAGGAGAAATTCAGTCATCTGATGCTGTTGGGATTATTTTTGCAAACACAGAAATTTGTCGTTTGAAGATAAGCAGAAATCCTAATTTTAATTACCTGCGGAGTAGGTTGGAATCAAAGCTGCAAGCTGGTTCGATTTCACAAATTATTTATCGAAATGTAATTTTTTTCGGTAATGATAATGTGAAATTTGTTCCTCTGAAGGTCCGAGACGACGATGATGTCGAAACAATGTTTGCGAATCATGAAATTACTGGCTTTGATTACATTGATCTCTACATAAAATTTCAAAGAGTTGAACAAGAAAATGCAGCAATAATTCCTAATGAAAATGTTGAAGAAGACGATGATGAAGAAACTGAAGCACAAGTTGATGATCTGTTTACCACTCTGTTCGAAACAGATGCAATCAATGAAGAGGAGCAACAAATTCCAGTTGAAAATGTGTATTGTCCACCGCCCCACCTTACAACGTTGCAACTAACTGAAGACCAACCTTCGTTTGCATGGCCACGGAATCCCCGTCTTCCGATGGAGGGTGACATAGCTGTGGGTAACCAGTTTAAAACAAAAGCCGATTGTGTTCGTGCCATCTCAAAATATCATATGAAACAATGTATTGATTTCAAGGTGAATTTTTCTGACAAAAAAAGATATGAAATAGGTTGTAGAAACGCTACATGCAAGTTTCGACTTTTGGCGTCCTTTAGAAAGAGGAGCGACCTATGGGAGATAGGCGTTATGAACCCACCACATAGTTGTTCAACAACTATGTTCAATCAAGATCATAGGCAACTTAGCTCTCAGATAATGTGTCAACATTTAATGCCCCTTGTTGATAAGGACCCTTCAACTAAGGTGAGCGTATGTATTAGTGAGATTGTGTCTGAGTTCAAATTTACTCCGTCGTACAAGAAAACATGGATTGCAAGGAATAAGGCTATCGAACAGGTATACGGTAACTGGGAGAACTCATACAATGAGTTGCCACACTACTTGTTAGCTCTCAAGAAATTTGTTCCTGGTACAGTGGTAGAAATGCAAACACTTCCCGTATATACAGATGACGGAACTGTTGTCAATGGAAAACAAATTTTTCATCGACTTTTCTGGGCATTCCAACCAAGCATTAGAGGGTTTGCATATTGCAAACCTATACTTCAGGTTGATGGTACCTGGTTATATGGTAAGTACAAAGGTACCCTACTAATGGCGGTAGCTCAAGATGGAAATAGTAATATCTTTCCAGTTGCTTTTGCCCTTGTGGAGGGGGAGACCGCAGATGGTTGGGGTTTCTTTCTAAAGAACTTGAGGATGCATGTAGCCCCTCATCCTGACTTGTGTTTGATTTCAGACAGGCATGCATCAATTGAAAGTGCTTACAATAATCCAGAGAATGGTTGGCATGAGCCTCCATCTGTACATGTCTATTGTATCCGACATATCGCACAAAATTTCATGAGGGAGATCAAAGACC GGTACGCTTTGAACCAACCAACGTTCCACTACTACCGAAATGAAATTGGTATGGATAATGGTGATGCTTTAAGATGGCTAGACAATATTCCATTGGAAAAGTGGACGAGGGCATTTGATGGAGGTCGGCGTTGGGGTCACATGACAACAAACCTGGTCGAATCGATGAACTCGGTATTCAAAGGGACACGTAATCTACCTATTACAGCATTGGTGCGTgcaacatactataggatggGAACACTTTTTGCTGAAAGGGGTGCTAAGTGGAGTGCAGTATTGAGTTCTGGACAAACATTTACAGAAAGTTGCATGaaggtgatgaaagaagaaacggCAAAATCCAGCACGCATCATGTAAGAATATTTGACTATAACCATAACACTTTCAGTGTGAAGGAGACAATGGACCATGGTGAAGGAAAGCCTATGGGAGATTACAAGGTAAACCTAAGAGATCTTTGGTGTGACTGTGGAAAGTATCAAGCTTACCGTGTTCCTTGTTCACACGTTATTGCTGCATGTTCTGTGGTGCGCCAAGACGCCTATGCTCTACTGTCCGACGTTTACAGAGTCTCAAACTTATTCGGTGTTTACAGCACAAGTTTTCAAGTACTACCATTAGATGAGTATTGGCCCTCCTTTGAAGGAGATCAAATTTGTCACAACCCATTGATGCGGAGGAACAAGAAAGGTCGTCCGGTGAGCTCACGTATTAGAACAGAAATGGACAACTATGATAAGTTAGAGAGAAAATGTGCGTTGTGTCGTCTTCCTGGTCACAACCGAACGAATTGTCCAAATGTTGGAACCAGTAATGCATAg
- the LOC131650355 gene encoding uncharacterized protein LOC131650355 has protein sequence MSDAELKERTLMAIETLLQNNNRSLKDFKTMPYPKDYVESFTGNRLLYDERQYDVVAQQQIFESLYASLTDEQRSIFEEIMDAVEKQEGGVFFLYGYGGTGKTFMWNTLSAALRSKKKIVLPVASSGIASLLLPGGRTAHSRFKIPVPTLETSICNIEKQDDLAELLKMTDLIIWDEAPMANKFCFESLDKSLRDIMSGTTHASKRVFGGKVVVFGGDFRQILPVIPRGTRSDIIHATINASYIWDHCRVLRLTKKKIGDGTMCEPNDGYANICIPDEFLISSFSDPIKGIVEDTYPDLIHNYLDSNYLQSRAILASTIEVVDDINQYITNLLPGEEKEYFSSDSIDKSDASSFDAYEHVTPEFLNALKTSGLPNHSIKLKVGATIMLMRNLDQSEGLCNGTRLTVTRLAAHVIEAKIISGKNVGNLFYIPRMSLSPSQSPWPFKLVRRQFPIIVSFAMTINKSQGQSLDNVGLYLPKEVFSHGQLYVAISRVKSKKGLRILIHDKDKEPMLSTTNVVFKEVFHNI, from the exons ATGAGTGATGCCGAGTTAAAAGAACGGACACTCATGGCTATTGAAACTCTATTACAAAATAATAATCGAAGTTTGAAGGACTTCAAGACAATGCCATATCCGAAAGATTATGTTGAATCCTTTACAGGAAATCGACTCCTTTATGATGAACGTCAATATGATGTTGTTGCTCAGCAACAAATTTTTGAAAGTTTGTATGCTTCTCTTACAG ATGAACAAAGAAGCATCTTTGAGGAGATCATGGATGCTGTAGAAAAGCAAGAAGGcggagttttttttttatatggctACGGTGGCACTGGTAAGACCTTCATGTGGAACACTCTATCAGCAGCCCTTAGGtctaagaaaaaaattgttttgccCGTTGCTTCAAGTGGGATTGCAAGTTTGTTGTTACCAGGTGGAAGAACAGCTCATTCTAGATTTAAGATTCCTGTCCCTACATTAGAAACTTCTATATGcaacattgaaaaacaagatgATCTTGCCGAGCTTCTAAAGATGACAGATCTAATCATATGGGATGAGGCTCCTATGGCTAACAAGTTTTGCTTTGAATCACTCGACAAATCATTGAGAGATATTATGAGTGGAACCACACATGcttctaaaagagtttttggaggTAAGGTTGTTGTGTTTGGAGGTGACTTCAGACAAATTCTCCCTGTTATACCAAGAGGTACTAGATCTGATATTATCCATGCAACAATCAATGCTTCTTATATTTGGGATCATTGTAGAGTCTTGAGGCTTACAAAAAA AAAAATTGGAGATGGCACAATGTGTGAGCCAAATGATGGCTATGCTAATATTTGTATTCCAGATGAGTTCTTAATTTCTAGCTTTTCAGATCCGATTAAGGGAATTGTTGAAGATACGTACCCTGATCTCATTCATAACTATCTTGATTCCAATTATCTTCAAAGTCGTGCGATCTTAGCTTCGACAATCGAAGTAGTCGATGATATTAACCAATATATAACAAACCTTCTTCCAG gagaagagaaagaatactTTAGTAGTGATTCTATTGATAAATCTGATGCAAGTAGCTTTGATGCATATGAGCACGTGACACCCGAGTTCCTAAATGCTCTTAAGACTTCGGGATTGCCTAACCATTCAATCAAGTTAAAAGTTGGGGCCACTATTATGTTAATGCGCAACCTAGACCAATCTGAAGGTTTGTGCAACGGTACAAGGCTAACTGTTACTAGGCTTGCTGCTCATGTCATTGAAGctaagatcatttctggaaaaaatgttggtaatttattttatattcctAGAATGTCTTTGTCACCTTCacaatcaccatggccatttaAACTGGTGAGACGCCAATTTCCAATTATTGTTTCCTTCGCCATGACTATTAACAAGTCTCAAGGCCAATCACTTGATAATGTTGGTTTGTACTTGCCAAAAGAAGTTTTTAGTCATGGCCAATTATATGTGGCAATCTCTAGAGTAAAATCCAAAAAGGGTTTAAGGATTCTTATTCATGACAAAGATAAAGAACCTATGCTCTCTACCACCAATGTGGTATTCAAAGAAGTGTTCCATAACATTTGA
- the LOC131650356 gene encoding uncharacterized protein LOC131650356: protein MLESEKLEWLRKNQPKLRVSKYNALNEEGDQNQAQGNSIGKRVVLPSSFVGGRRFMDQLYYDGMAICSKVGFPDLFITFTCNPNWPEIQRVLGPLHLKPQDRPDIISRVFKIKFDQLLTDLTKKGVLGKVLAYMYTIEFQKRGLPHAHILIFLHPSNKYPGPEDIDKIISAEVPDPETHPRLYSLVKAHMVHGPCGLKFQPTTIVDQEGYPVYRRRDNKHTIEKNGLIFHSGHVVPHNPSLLLKYEAHINMEWCNQSTSIKYLFKYINKGSDRISAIIQACWRIFSYSIHGRKPAVERLYFHMEGENSVYYKDYEQVGDVLLKPSVTESMFTAWFEANKTYEEARLLTYGDFVSKFVYHKRSRSWKPRKRGYTIGRLIWVPQSTGELFYLRMMLTIKKGPLCYQDIKTVDGKKLKTFRDACFAMGFLQDDREFVEAIKEAHQWGSGHFLRKLYVTMLLSSSMNRPEHVWRKTWMYLSDGILYDQRVFTRDPGI from the exons ATGTTGGAGTCTGAGAAACTTGAATGGTTACGTAAAAATCAACCAAAACTTCGGGTTTCCAAGTACAATGCTTTAAATGAAGAGGGAGACCAGAATCAAGCGCAAGGGAACAGCATAGGTAAACGAGTCGTTTTGCCTTCCTCATTTGTCGGAGGTCGTAGGTTTATGGATCAATTGTACTATGATGGAATGGCTATATGCAGTAAAGTTGGATTTCCGGATTTGTTTATTACCTTTACTTGTAACCCAAATTGGCCTGAGATTCAGAGAGTACTTGGACCTCTTCATTTGAAGCCTCAAGATCGACCAGATATCATCTCGAGAGtattcaaaatcaagtttgatcAATTGCTTACAGATTTAACCAAAAAAGGTGTTCTTGGAAAAGTACTCGCCT ATATGTACACCATTGAGTTTCAAAAGAGAGGATTGCCTCATGCCCATATATTGATCTTCTTGCATCCTTCGAACAAATATCCAGGTCCAGAAGACATTGACAAGATCATCAGTGCTGAAGTGCCCGATCCCGAAACACACCCTCGGTTGTACAGTTTGGTCAAAGCTCACATGGTTCATGGTCCTTGTGGTTTG AAGTTTCAACCTACGACTATCGTGGACCAAGAAGGGTATCCTGTTTATAGGAGAAGAGACAACAAACACACTATTGAAAAAAATGGATTAATCTTTCACAGTGGTCATGTTGTTCCTCACAATCCAAGTTTGTTGTTGAAGTACGAAGCCCACATTAACATGGAATGGTGCAACCAAAGTACTTCTATCAAATACCTTTTCAAATATATAAACAAAGGTTCCGATAGAATTTCCGCAATCATACAAG CATGTTGGAGGATATTTTCCTATTCTATACATGGCAGAAAGCCAGCCGTAGAAAGACTGTATTTTCACATGGAAGGTGAAAACTCTGTGTACTACAAAGACTACGAGCAGGTTGGTGACGTGTTACTCAAACCAAGTGTAACAGAGTCGATGTTTACAGCATGGTTTGAAGCAAACAAAACTTATGAAGAAGCAAGATTACTAACTTATGGAGACTTTGTTTCTAAATTTGTCTATCATAAACGAAGTCGGAGTTGGAAACCAAGGAAACGAGGGTATACCATTGGTCGACTCATTTGGGTTCCTCAGAGCACCGGTGAGTTGTTTTATTTAAGGATGATGCTCACTATCAAAAAGGGTCCTTTATGCTATCAGGACATTAAGACGGTGGACGGTAAAAAGCTAAAAACATTTAGAGATGCATGCTTTGCGATGGGATTTTTACAAGATGATCGTGAATTTGTCGAGGCAATCAAAGAGGCGCATCAGTGGGGTTCAGGTCATTTTTTACGCAAGTTGTATGTTACCATGTTACTATCTTCGTCGATGAATAGACCCGAACATGTTTGGAGAAAGACTTGGATGTATTTATCGGATGGCATTCTTTATGATCAACGAGTCTTCACAAGAGATCCAGGTATTTAA
- the LOC131650357 gene encoding uncharacterized protein LOC131650357: MSRPPILINDLVRGNQVWKMHIRVVDVWVVTEKNGNQHLEAVIQDVKGDKIHVTTLGRDFQDWIEVVKEHETYFLYNGEPVDNDGPFKVCANPLKLIFNGGTTMSKVAIPEIPTHSYTFHPIESFLKADYKHDHLYDVIGVLQDVLKTQMGGGGRKSCVNISLRDVEGNVIELVLWEDYAKQFNNYTTPNNFAGPTIIVLTHAWCKLNTVSGLPCLSNAWNGSKLYINLEHPQVDEFKASFGSNLPAASQSLTYDSSVQSNNNFWTKLSEVKSIRAVSKFGRDCYATTIGITTGFNASRSGWYFESNGNTDAERVTKFKLEIEVEYDNHKGIFVFWDKDVIQYTKHTATELREIMKKAGEDM; this comes from the exons ATGTCAAGACCTCCCATTTTGATTAACGATTTGGTCAGAGGAAATCAAGTCTGGAAAATGCACATTAGAGTGGTTGATGTGTGGGTTGTTACTGAGAAAAATGGGAACCAACATCTTGAAGCAGTTATTCAGGATGTAAAG GGAGACAAGATTCATGTCACCACTCTGGGGAGAGACTTCCAAGATTGGATTGAAGTAGTCAAGGAGCATGAGACCTATTTCCTTTATAATGGAGAGCCAGTTGACAACGATGGCCCTTTCAAAGTGTGTGCTAACCCACTGAAACTCATATTCAATGGAGGTACTACCATGTCTAAAGTGGCGATACCAGAAATACCAACTCACAGCTACACTTTTCACCCCATTGAGAGCTTTCTCAAAGCTGACTACAAGCATGACCATTTGTATG ATGTCATTGGTGTGTTACAAGATGTTTTAAAAACCCAAATGGGAGGTGGCGGTAGGAAATCTTGCGTCAATATCAGTTTGCGTGATGTGGAAGGCAATGTGATCGAGCTGGTTTTATGGGAGGATTACGCCAAACAATTCAACAACTACACTACCCCTAACAACTTTGCCGGTCCTACTATAATTGTATTGACGCATGCATGGTGCAAGCTTAACACAG TTTCGGGTTTACCGTGTCTTTCCAATGCGTGGAACGGTTCTAAACTTTACATCAACTTGGAACATCCACAAGTTGATGAGTTCAAAGCTAG TTTTGGATCCAACTTACCTGCTGCTTCCCAATCATTGACGTACGATTCATCTGTTCAATCTAATAACAATTTCTGGACCAAATTGTCTGAGGTCAAGAGTATCCGTGCGGTATCAAAGTTCGGAAGG GACTGTTATGCAACCACCATTGGAATTACCACTGGTTTTAATGCCTCCAGGTCTGGATGGTATTTTGAATCAAATGGAAATACGGATGCCGAACGCGTTACTAA ATTCAAACTTGAAATTGAGGTGGAGTATGATAACCATAAGGGGATCTTTGTTTTTTGGGATAAGGATGTTATTCAGTATACTAAACACACTGCTACCGAACTAAGAGAGATTATGAAGAAG GCCGGAGAGGACATGTAA